Part of the Salinimonas iocasae genome, ATTCGTCGGCAAAGCAGCCTCCGGGCCAGCGTACCAGAGGCACCTCCATCTCTTTCAACGCATTAATGACATCGTTACGAAAGCCCTTTGTATTGGGTATAGAAGAGTCCGGGCCGACCCATAATCCTTCATAAATACCTCTGCCCAAGTGCTCAGCAAACTGGCCATAAATATCTTTGTTTATGACCGGTCCCTGCTTACTTAAGTCAGCTGAAACGGTGACCTGATGGGTAGCTGCAGTCGCTACACCCGTCGACAACGCCACGCTCAGTAACGAGGCTTTTAAGACTGAAAAGCGCATGTTATTTCTCCTGTGCGGGTTCTGTAATACCTTCGGTACTCATGACAACACGCTTAAGCGTGCCATCATCATTGTAAATAAGCGGGTCTATTGCGACTGAGCGACGAAAGCGACCACCACTTGGTTGATCGCCCTTAGGGGGCAGGGCACCGGTATGGTAAATAAAGTAGTCATTACCTTTATATTCAATGATTGATTGATGGTTGGTTTCTGTATTGCCTGCTACTTCATTCAGAATACCTTTGTATTCCCATGGACCATGAATGCTTTTGCTCATTGCGTAACAAATTTTTTCCGGAAACTCACAGGCATAAGATAAGTAATAGTTTTCGCCTTTTTTATGTACCCACGCAGCTTCAGTAAAATTCGGAACATCAATGACTTTGATCTCACCATCCAGCGCGGTGAGGTTGTCTGTCAGCTTGACGTATTTGGGCACCAGGTTGCCGAAAAACATATAAGTATCGCCGTTATCTTCGGTAAAGATAGCCGGATCAATATCATCCCAGTCGTTGGGTGTTTGGGTAGTCATGTCGTTAGTGACAAGCGCATGGCCGATAGCATCTCTGAACGGTCCCGTAGGCGAGTCTGATACAGCTACGCCAATAGCGAAACCCGGTTTTTCTTCGTTATGCCTTACCGTGGTAAAAAAATAAAACTTCCCGCCTTTTTCAATCATATGTGATGCCCAGGCATCACCTATGGCCCATTTAAAATCGGTGGCCTTCATGATTGGTCCATGTGCTTTCCAGTTAACCATGTCTGTCGAGGAAAATGCGAGCCAGTCGTGCATCTCAAAAAAGACATCGTTATTCGGCGCTTCATCATGACCGGTATACAGATAAACCGTATCATCATGGACTAATGCCGCAGGATCCGCGGTGAAAACCTCTTTAATAACAGGGTTATCTGCCATTACGTGGCTG contains:
- a CDS encoding glycoside hydrolase family 43 protein, whose protein sequence is MKKHWLCAAGIMFSSHVMADNPVIKEVFTADPAALVHDDTVYLYTGHDEAPNNDVFFEMHDWLAFSSTDMVNWKAHGPIMKATDFKWAIGDAWASHMIEKGGKFYFFTTVRHNEEKPGFAIGVAVSDSPTGPFRDAIGHALVTNDMTTQTPNDWDDIDPAIFTEDNGDTYMFFGNLVPKYVKLTDNLTALDGEIKVIDVPNFTEAAWVHKKGENYYLSYACEFPEKICYAMSKSIHGPWEYKGILNEVAGNTETNHQSIIEYKGNDYFIYHTGALPPKGDQPSGGRFRRSVAIDPLIYNDDGTLKRVVMSTEGITEPAQEK